In Chlorocebus sabaeus isolate Y175 chromosome 19, mChlSab1.0.hap1, whole genome shotgun sequence, a single genomic region encodes these proteins:
- the APOBEC3H gene encoding DNA dC->dU-editing enzyme APOBEC-3H isoform X1: MMALLTAKTFSLQFNNKHHVSKPYYRRKALLCYQLTPQNGSTPTRGHLQNKKKHHAEIRFINKIKSMGLDETQCYRVTCYLTWSPCPSCARELVDFIKAHNHLNLSIFASRLYYHWRPHYQEGLLLLSRSQVPVKVMGRQEFTDCWENFVDHEEPPSFNPSEKLEELDKNSRAIKRRLERIESRSVDVLENGLRSLQLGPVTPSSSTHNSR, encoded by the exons ATGATGGCTCTGCTAACAGCCAAAACATTCAGCTTACAGTTTAACAACAAGCACCATGTCAGCAAGCCTTACTACCGGAGGAAGGCCCTCTTGTGTTACCAGCTGACGCCGCAGAATGGCTCCACGCCTACCAGAGGCCATTTACAAAACAAG AAAAAGCACCATGCAGAAATTCGCTTTATTAACAAGATCAAGTCCATGGGACTGGATGAAACCCAGTGCTACCGAGTCACCTGTTACCTCACATGGAGCCCCTGCCCCTCCTGTGCCCGGGAGCTGGTTGACTTCATCAAGGCTCACAACCATCTGAACCTGAGCATCTTCGCCTCCCGCCTGTACTACCACTGGCGCCCGCACTATCAGGAGGGGCTGCTGCTTCTGAGTAGATCCCAGGTCCCAGTGAAGGTCATGGGCCGCCAAG AGTTTACTGACTGCTGGGAAAACTTTGTGGACCACGAGGAACCGCCTTCCTTCAACCCCTCTGAGAAGTTAGAGGAGCTAGATAAAAACAGCCGAGCCATAAAGCGACGGCTTGAAAGGATAGAG TCCCGGAGTGTAGATGTTTTAGAGAATGGCTTAAGAAGTCTGCAGCTTGGACCCGTAACCCCCTCATCGTCAACACACAACTCAAGATGA
- the APOBEC3H gene encoding DNA dC->dU-editing enzyme APOBEC-3H (The RefSeq protein has 2 substitutions compared to this genomic sequence): protein MALLTAKTFSLQFNNKRHVSKPYYPRKALLCYQLTPQNGSTPTRGHLQNKKKHHAEIRFINKIKSMGLDETQCYRVTCYLTWSPCPSCARELVDFIKAHNHLNLSIFASRLYYHWRPHYQEGLLLLSRSQVPVKVMGRQEFTDCWENFVDHEEPPSFNPSEKLEELDKNSRAIKRRLERIEQSRSVDVLENGLRSLQLGPVTPSSSTHNSR, encoded by the exons ATGGCTCTGCTAACAGCCAAAACATTCAGCTTACAGTTTAACAACAAGCACCATGTCAGCAAGCCTTACTACCGGAGGAAGGCCCTCTTGTGTTACCAGCTGACGCCGCAGAATGGCTCCACGCCTACCAGAGGCCATTTACAAAACAAG AAAAAGCACCATGCAGAAATTCGCTTTATTAACAAGATCAAGTCCATGGGACTGGATGAAACCCAGTGCTACCGAGTCACCTGTTACCTCACATGGAGCCCCTGCCCCTCCTGTGCCCGGGAGCTGGTTGACTTCATCAAGGCTCACAACCATCTGAACCTGAGCATCTTCGCCTCCCGCCTGTACTACCACTGGCGCCCGCACTATCAGGAGGGGCTGCTGCTTCTGAGTAGATCCCAGGTCCCAGTGAAGGTCATGGGCCGCCAAG AGTTTACTGACTGCTGGGAAAACTTTGTGGACCACGAGGAACCGCCTTCCTTCAACCCCTCTGAGAAGTTAGAGGAGCTAGATAAAAACAGCCGAGCCATAAAGCGACGGCTTGAAAGGATAGAG CAGTCCCGGAGTGTAGATGTTTTAGAGAATGGCTTAAGAAGTCTGCAGCTTGGACCCGTAACCCCCTCATCGTCAACACACAACTCAAGATGA